A single Dermacentor variabilis isolate Ectoservices chromosome 9, ASM5094787v1, whole genome shotgun sequence DNA region contains:
- the LOC142557281 gene encoding uncharacterized protein LOC142557281 produces MSLMISTLLPGITDTCSSSARKDCWLCEEVTQWNFFLRPFCLKLEEEEAGNLCLRTLSNAWRYGNDTFDVVNGVGYSTTYALACLTRQHRCIKRLSLGHHVFESRGTPSQVETVVEALGPESAVECIEISGGATRYWNSLLNAVGSVAALRSLRIEDAVIDSSLVWRLAELFAADRGRLQELVISASEAVPDIPRQLICAIDQCEALTELSLDGHLALEATTALERLLQSNKCIQKLSLRDRKQNQAFLSALCAGLSLNFSPTELQYECANLNFGELLKLLTPSRVLKHLVLSGDKCKPGTFGKHHGMALNMLLAHNAELRSLAVRHCTWTLDAAEEVASGISLNGSLERFDLSQCHMDLNTVMTLCSGLETNDTLKRLMFHPDEKFLPAPIGLSGKLLAARCFTRVVTTWPEVCVGNLARAMKTPALCPPELHISTSGFSDTSFAWLCAALGSSTIKHLSAKFSNCDFNPAMQLRDAVIANCSIKTLALQEDSIATDVCFVVAEALEKNRTVTEISFSINNLNERNVKYLSSVATGSDVLEKVSLNCITSAPWFMDHLRSISFSLKHNGTLTGFYIFEERRRIECVVAEVKDSVDKNRRKWNCALQFVLEPRINKCWAEAFESLQKKPCFLPRIAAAAGKSSEDASRLVRSAERFIARNYLLVTEVVCRGVTCHPHQRTQVDSLNSDCWLVIGQYLSVFDVLEKGPTFANSGSYYGLKNSVH; encoded by the exons ATGTCTTTGATGATTTCTACGTTGCTACCTGGCATCACCGACACTTGTTCATCGTCAGCGAGGAAGGACTGTTGGCTCTGCGAAGAGGTGACGCAGTGGAATTTCTTCTTACGCCCCTTCTGTCTTAAACTGGAGGAGGAAGAGGCCGGAAACTTGTGTCTGCGGACTTTGAGCAACGCCTGGCGATACGGTAACGATACGTTTGACGTAGTAAACGGCGTAGGTTACAGCACGACCTATGCTCTGGCGTGCCTTACCCGTCAGCACAGATGTATCAAAAGGCTGAGCCTTGGCCATCACGTGTTCGAATCTCGGGGAACTCCATCTCAAGTCGAAACCGTAGTCGAAGCACTAGGACCAGAGAGCGCTGTTGAGTGCATAGAGATTTCCGGAGGCGCAACCCGTTACTGGAATTCATTGCTGAATGCTGTCGGTAGCGTTGCCGCTTTAAGGAGCCTGCGTATCGAAGACGCTGTCATCGACAGTAGCCTGGTATGGAGGCTCGCCGAACTTTTTGCGGCAGATAGAGGACGTCTGCAGGAACTTGTCATTTCCGCAAGCGAGGCGGTCCCTGACATACCCAGGCAGCTGATTTGTGCCATCGACCAGTGTGAAGCCCTGACTGAGCTGTCACTTGATGGCCATCTGGCGTTAGAGGCTACCACTGCCTTGGAACGACTTCTCCAGTCAAATAAGTGCATCCAGAAGCTTTCTCTGCGAGATAGAAAACAAAACCAAGCGTTTTTAAGTGCGCTCTGCGCTGGGCTTAGCTTGAACTTCTCACCCACAGAGCTACAATATGAATGTGCCAATTTGAACTTCGGAGAGCTGCTTAAGCTACTCACGCCCAGCCGAGTGCTGAAGCATCTGGTTTTGAGCGGCGACAAGTGCAAACCGGGAACGTTCGGAAAACATCATGGCATGGCGTTGAACATGCTTTTGGCGCACAATGCCGAACTTCGCAGCTTGGCAGTTCGACACTGCACTTGGACGCTTGATGCCGCTGAAGAAGTTGCTTCCGGGATATCGCTTAATGGCTCCCTGGAGCGTTTTGACCTTTCTCAGTGTCACATGGACTTAAACACAGTGATGACATTGTGCAGTGGACTTGAGACCAATGATACTTTGAAGCGGCTTATGTTTCATCCCGATGAGAAATTCTTGCCTGCACC GATTGGTTTGTCTGGAAAGCTGCTGGCTGCTCGATGCTTCACTCGTGTGGTCACAACTTGGCCCGAGGTATGTGTGGGGAATCTCGCAAGAGCCATGAAAACGCCTGCGCTGTGCCCGCCAGAGCTGCACATCAGCACCTCCGGGTTTTCCGACACATCTTTTGCGTGGCTGTGCGCAGCTCTTGGCTCCAGTACCATAAAGCACCTCTCTGCGAAATTCTCCAACTGCGACTTCAATCCGGCGATGCAGTTGCGTGATGCAGTCATTGCCAACTGCTCCATCAAGACGCTTGCATTGCAGGAGGACAGCATCGCTACCGACGTGTGTTTTGTTGTGGCAGAAGCCCTGGAGAAAAACAGAACAGTGACCGAAATTTCCTTCAGCATCAACAACCTAAATGAGAGAAATGTAAAATATCTCTCGTCAGTGGCTACTGGCAGTGATGTCTTGGAAAAAGTGTCGCTAAACTGCATCACATCAGCACCGTGGTTTATGGACCACCTACGCAGCATTTCTTTTTCGCTGAAGCACAACGGTACACTAACAGGTTTTTACATCTTCGAAGAGAGACGCCGCATTGAATGTGTAGTTGCTGAAGTCAAGGACAGTGTAGATAAGAATCGGAGAAAGTGGAACTGCGCGCTTCAATTTGTTCTTGAACCTCGCATCAACAAGTGCTGGGCAGAGGCATTTGAGTCACTGCAAAAAAAGCCTTGTTTTCTCCCACGCATTGCGGCTGCCGCAGGAAAGTCATCGGAAGATGCGTCGAGACTGGTCAGATCGGCCGAGCGTTTCATTGCAAGAAACTACCTTTTAGTAACTGAAGTGGTATGTCGAGGTGTCACTTGTCATCCTCATCAGAGGACTCAGGTGGACAGCCTGAACAGCGACTGCTGGCTGGTCATTGGGCAGTATCTAAGCGTGTTCGATGTGCTTGAAAAAGGGCCCACATTTGCAAATTCAGGCTCTTACTACGGTTTGAAAAATTCTGTCCACTAA
- the LOC142557282 gene encoding uncharacterized protein LOC142557282 isoform X2, whose translation MPCSAFMPECGKPRARFFPAPPRLRGPPGTFSIGVAAAGRRLSKVQSWQTAALGHPASRRCRSSSRTSSRHLTKTAGPFSIKVSSSSFVGLLLHILPDEVVNHLSLCSNRVPCIDRNSHHNKKISEGNF comes from the exons ATGCCTTGCAGCGCGTTTATG CCAGAGtgcgggaagcctcgagctcgcttcttcccggcgCCGCCCCGGCTTCgagggccgccggggaccttctccatcggcgttgccgccgctgggagacgactctcaaaagttcagagttggcagaccgcagctctgggccatccggcaagccgaaggtgccgctcgagttcaaggacttcgagccgccacctgacaaaaactgccggaccattctctattaaagtttcttcttcatccttcgtaggattgctgttgcatatattgcccga TGAAGTTGTCAACCACCTGTCCCTTTGTTCGAACAGAGTGCCATGCATTGACAGAAATTctcatcacaacaagaaaatctctgaaggaaatttttga
- the LOC142557284 gene encoding uncharacterized protein LOC142557284 — MVDRQSSLEGGIDRSLKTVRTMEAPGDCQDVTHTAAETVSGKPSRRVAHYIDDRIRHIRGVLARSGINFDRACTFDANGDCWLSAKLTPWNKLIAPLGLELSELEPSKLYLRSINVDGRIQPDVKAVHESAYIFTWLPKQHACVQAIHLNENVLYQKPAYALKLALGESAGLRHLRLKGGYSTPFSERDLSAGMKPLAGLESFEFLKLDIASHNLAGDIAALLRRNADHLAKVAFERNALSQRSTATLLAALAKCEALAKLSFDHNHLNKANIAAMASVIRSCNQLKELSLRYSFGEKGHIGPIAEALQLNVSLVELKLHACEAPLAPLFKALETNATVRLLDLDSSTLSTTATACLAEALRHNKGLRSVALQHCSVADSGAVVLASVMAQNVTLETLDLSYNYVGLRGITAFCQALGKNDVLRRVTFESFEASDQERRDLAHLLNQCQCYGRIALPWIDVDLTPLTMALMLDSQSPLELELDETNELSCSLFCALFDALATNTVVRVLKVEARHYEPLKAEALRKVLISTESIKSLELQMGINSFEGSLLVDVSKALLVNTTVTELTIYTREVGLRSSKEFAKMLSHNRTLTRIVLHCQYLETKRLEMLSRGMIENRVVTSFTFNHPLRRNHSTFRLHEALRRNITLLNMAVKFVMQTNLTKHCAQAFEMLRGTSSLVSQVSKVCGKSEKDAVADIDAADKYIRSHYLYVTGVVRFSVKCYPSTQTQVDALNDYCWLAIAEFLKVSDVLDE, encoded by the exons ATGGTCGACCGGCAGTCATCCTTGGAAGGAGGAATTGACAGAAGCTTGAAGACGGTCCGAACAATGGAGGCGCCCGGGGATTGCCAAGACGTAACGCACACCGCCGCCGAAACCGTCAGCGGTAAGCCGTCTCGAAGAGTCGCCCATTACATCGACGACCGCATCCGTCATATCCGCGGCGTCCTCGCCCGCAGCGGCATCAACTTCGACCGGGCCTGCACCTTCGATGCCAATGGCGACTGTTGGCTGTCCGCAAAGTTGACTCCGTGGAACAAGCTAATCGCACCGCTGGGCCTAGAGCTCAGCGAGTTGGAACCGTCGAAGCTCTACCTTCGCTCCATCAACGTCGATGGTCGGATCCAGCCTGACGTGAAAGCGGTGCACGAGAGCGCGTACATCTTCACGTGGCTGCCCAAGCAGCACGCGTGCGTGCAAGCCATACATCTGAACGAGAACGTCCTCTACCAAAAGCCGGCGTACGCGCTCAAGCTTGCGCTTGGCGAGAGCGCCGGCTTGCGTCACCTCAGGCTGAAAGGCGGCTACTCGACGCCTTTCAGCGAACGCGACCTGTCCGCGGGCATGAAGCCGTTGGCGGGCCTCGAGAGCTTCGAATTCCTCAAGCTGGACATCGCCTCCCACAATCTTGCCGGCGACATCGCGGCTCTTCTGCGCAGGAACGCGGACCACCTTGCCAAGGTAGCGTTCGAGCGCAACGCACTCTCGCAACGAAGCACTGCCACCCTCCTCGCCGCGCTCGCCAAGTGCGAGGCCCTTGCCAAACTTTCGTTCGACCACAACCACCTGAACAAGGCCAACATCGCAGCGATGGCCTCAGTGATCCGCTCCTGCAACCAGCTGAAGGAGCTCTCCCTTCGCTACAGCTTTGGGGAGAAAGGACACATCGGCCCCATCGCGGAGGCGCTGCAGTTGAACGTGTCGCTCGTGGAACTGAAGTTGCACGCGTGTGAGGCGCCTTTGGCACCGCTCTTCAAAGCCCTGGAGACGAACGCGACTGTAAGGCTGTTGGACCTGGACTCTTCCACGTTGTCCAccaccgctacggcgtgccttgcCGAAGCTCTGCGCCACAACAAGGGACTCCGGTCGGTCGCGCTGCAgcactgcagtgttgctgacTCTGGCGCCGTAGTGCTTGCCAGCGTAATGGCGCAAAATGTTACGCTCGAAACACTGGACCTGTCTTACAATTACGTTGGCTTACGAGGCATCACGGCTTTCTGCCAGGCTCTGGGGAAGAATGACGTTCTAAGAAGAGTCACCTTCGAATCCTTCGAAGCTTCAGATCAGGAAAG GAGGGACTTGGCTCATCTGCTGAACCAgtgccagtgctatggccgcatCGCACTGCCATGGATTGACGTTGACCTGACACCGCTGACGATGGCATTGATGCTGGATTCTCAGTCTCCCTTGGAACTCGAGCTTGATGAAACTAACGAGCTCTCCTGCTCACTTTTTTGCGCACTTTTTGACGCTCTTGCCACCAACACTGTGGTCAGGGTCTTAAAGGTAGAGGCACGGCACTACGAACCCCTCAAGGCAGAAGCACTGCGCAAAGTGTTGATCTCCACTGAGTCTATCAAGAGCCTGGAGCTGCAGATGGGCATCAATTCGTTCGAAGGGTCCCTCCTTGTCGATGTATCCAAAGCCCTACTGGTCAACACAACTGTGACTGAGCTGACCATATACACGCGGGAAGTGGGCCTTCGCTCTTCTAAGGAATTTGCCAAAATGCTGTCACACAACAGAACGTTGACGAGGATAGTGCTTCACTGTCAGTACCTCGAAACAAAGCGACTGGAGATGCTCTCTCGGGGAATGATAGAAAACAGGGTTGTCACATCATTCACGTTCAACCACCCCTTGCGGAGAAATCATTCCACATTCCGTCTTCACGAGGCTCTCAGGCGAAACATCACCTTGCTCAACATGGCAGTCAAGTTTGTGATGCAGACCAATCTGACAAAGCACTGTGCCCAAGCATTTGAGATGTTGCGCGGAACTTCTTCGTTGGTGTCGCAGGTCTCTAAGGTATGTGGGAAGTCCGAAAAAGATGCCGTGGCAGACATTGATGCAGCAGACAAATACATACGTTCGCATTATCTCTATGTGACTGGAGTTGTCAGGTTTTCTGTGAAGTGCTACCCCAGCACACAGACGCAGGTGGATGCATTGAATGATTACTGCTGGCTAGCAATTGCAGAGTTCCTCAAGGTTTCTGATGTGCTTGATGAATAA